The Oncorhynchus mykiss isolate Arlee chromosome 20, USDA_OmykA_1.1, whole genome shotgun sequence genomic sequence TATTGGAGTATACAGGACTGATGCAGCACACACTAGCTACACCGGGATTCCCATCAGCATTCCTCCACAGGGTACTGAGATGTAACTGTATATAGTGACCTCTGCGATACATCATGTGAACATATCGGTTCACATAAAATTAAAACAGGATCCACCTACTTGCACTGCATCTAGGAGACATATATATGTTCAGCTCTGGCACACCTATAGCTGGTTCAGAAAGACACAGACACTGCCAGGGCCTCTTGGAGACAGCTCTTCAGAGGGCTGGCCAGCTGGAGGATCTCTTGCATATGTTCAGTTAGAGCCAGCACATTGCAAAGGCCCCCAGCCAGCTCTTGGCTAGTGTTTCAGAACTCCCATGTTACACCGTTTTTGTTAATGAGGCACATTTATGAACAAGTTTCTCTCCCTCAGCTATCAGACTGAGAAAATGTCATACTCGGTGACATAGAATAAGGCCATTTCTATTTATGTCGCGAGGGAGGGAAAAGTGAACAAATTGCACTCTGAACTTTTACTAGCAGATATTTGTTTACATGTAGAATGTACAGtaaatgtatttaattatttGTATATGCTATTGATGACAAGGTGGGATTTAGTCCAAGGACCACCTCTAAGTGGAGTTTGGAATGTCAGAATATCAGAATGTCCCACATCAGCTTGGATTCCTTCCTAATTTCAGCTGATAACGGGTTGTCCATTGTTCTGACACATCCATCTAACAACAACACTCATGTTAAATAATGGCAGGAATAGATTTTTAAAAAAGCACATAATCTAAGGGAGAAGATTTAAGGGGGAAACGCTTTAATCTTATTTGTGTCAAGATGGATTCCTCTACCTATCTGTGGGtaaaggtcaggggttaggggtcaagCCAAACGGCACCTGAGGATCAAGGATGGGGAAAGGAGTGACTGACTGATAAAACGTATTGAATATGCTATTTCTATGTAATTAGCATTTTCCCATGTAATTCTAGACCTGTTGATTTATGTACCATAAAATATAAACTGATGAGGTTGCCATCGCTAAATCTATTTAAATGGCCACTACTACTATGGCCAGTACACACACAAAGGTTTGGATAGTCTCTACACAACCATAGAAAAATAATGGCAACCAACTGCATTCCATAGTTTATCCAGCTGGCCTTCTCAATCAAAAGTAACAAGTGCCACCTCAACAGTGCCACCTGCCGTAGTATGAAACACATAGCATACAtgccaaatggcgccctattcttTCTATAGCGTACTACTTTTTATCAGGGCCCATAgaactctggtcaaaaatagtacaCTACTAattagtgccatttgggatgtagacacATTAACCGtgtcacacacatactgtatgtatactcGTATGTGGACttctgcatctgaaatggcaccatcgagagcattgtTAAAATTGAGTGATGTACGGTACAGTAGCCTAGGTATTGCGTAATGGCTCTCCCCAGATCTAAATGTTTGAATGATGATAGAAGTAGACCTATCACCTTTCACTGTTGTCGTAAATAATAGCATAGCCATACTGAGAAACAGCCTGGAGGGGAGTAGGGGACCTGAAAGGAACCAAAATAACACCAGGCAACCTTCAATTAGACAGAGGTGATGACTGACTCAATCTATCCATTGTGCCAAATACATTCCTACGGgtgtcccctcttctctcccttgagccactgatttaaaaaatatgtttattttattattattttacctttacttTAAACagggagtcccattgagaccaatgTCTCTTTCGCAAGGTAGCCCTGCATACACACAATTtacaaaatataatataatacaaataTACAAAATTACAAACTTTCTCAGGAAAAAGAGTCACATTCCTCAGCAGAGAGGTCCCCAATTAACATTTTgaacctcccaaatggcaccagtACATCCAATTGTAGGGAAAGATGTGAAATATAGATTAATAGTTCCATAAATTATTAGGCCCTAATTAGAATTCAATTAATGATTTTTTTtgccaaatgtgcaaattgtatATGACAGATAAAAGAACCTATACAATTGTATATGACAGATAAAAGAACCTATACAATTGTATATGACAGATAAAAGAACCTATACAATTGTATATGACATTTTGGGCTAGATTTTGAATTATTTTGTTATTATGTTTCTTgagcttttatttttattttcaccaTATATAATTTCAAGCATGCACTTGCTGATTTACTCAGCTCTAAAGAGCTGTTAAGTTATTGAATGCACTTGTTAAAGTTTCAATGCTGTCATTTCCGTCTCAATATCAAACCATTTATGGGtagcaattaagtaccttactgtaattgttttcaattaaaatggacaaaaagaaagaaaaatagcttcttagctaggagcaatttctcaagcaggactgcttggactgtctgggagaggtctgagtggggaggggaaaactgaaaactagctgatattggtagagaggtttggaactctttcttattagTCTATTAGCTCATTTgtcacctggtgatgtcaccaggcagccCAAAACaccatcccactaaaacaggctgaaatttcaggcgttCTTTTCAAAAAgcttttacactaaaagggcattatcataattttcacaatttcatagtATTAGTCCAACCTTATAGTGTGGCAAAATATTTAAAACACAGAGAACTCACGTTTCTGACAGCACAGGTCCTTTAAAACGtcttcaggatcggtgggtcccctgcgggacggttgagctaacgtaggctaatgcgattagcatgaggttgtaagtaacaagaacatttcccaggacatagacttATCTGATactggcagaaagcttaaattattgctaatctaactgcactgtcaaatttacagtagctattacagtgaaagaataccatgctattgtttgaggagagtgcacagttttgaggatgaaaagttattaataaacaaattaggcacatttgggcagtcttgatacaaataTTTTGAACAGTTCATTGATTCagactaaaactttgcacatacactgctaccatctagtggccaaaatctaaattgcacctgggctggaataatacatttcaaagatgatggtaacaaaaaaatattaaaaagggttgtttttttcttggtattatcttttaccagatcgaatgtgttatattctcctacattcctttcacatttccacaaacctaaaagtgtttcctttcaaatggtaccaagaaaatgcatatccttgcttcagggcctgagctacaggcagttagatttgggtatgtcattttaggcgaacatTTTCAAAAAGGGGCCACCCTTAAGAGGTTTAAATGGTGTTTAGCTTTttcaataacaaaacaaaaaggcTTTCAATGTTTTTAAATGATTTAACATGAAGACACATCAGCCCTATTATAATTAGTCTTTCAAGTAATTCAAGTGTTTGTTTTCTTCCGCAGCGTAATACAGCACCTTACACCTATGGCCATAAATCATGGGCTCTACTTTTGTTAGACAGATACATGCACAACAACTCATTCCAGACATTTTGCGCGTGCCAATTACGCATTGAGACGGAGCAACTCAGTCGTAAATTAGGCCTATGAACTGTTAAACTTGATAGCTGTTGATGGATTTTGTAAAACAGACcgtaaaacataaataaatgcccaaataagtatttcactgttagtctacaactgttacgacgcatgtgacaaatacaatttgatttgaaatcaaaatatttttatatatgtatatatatgaaaGTCGAAGCCAACAAAAGATGCAGAAACATCTGCGTATAAAGTCAAGTTTTCAATAACTACAAATCTAATTTACCTAATATTGTCATCAGTATGGATTTTCACACAATATAAATCTGCATCAGCGGCAAATCTATGTCATCTATACCAGCGTATATTATTAGCCCGATTTAATATTAAGCACTTTTGCAAACAAGTACCATTTAAGCATCTTCATGTATGTAGATATAAATAGAAAGGACACTGACTACTGGACACATTTTCAACCAACTGCTTTGCATGCGGTGTCTATTACATTTTGCCTCATATTTCGGGTGAGTAGGGTATATAAGGTCGAGGGCTTGGGCAGGGGGGCTTACACCAGTTGGCAGAATCATCTTTGCGAATCCACTCAAGCGTTAAAGCCAAACCTGAGGTGAGTCTGTTGCAGAGGGATGAATCTTCGTCTTGTCAGGTCGACAACATCTTGCATGTATCTTCAACCCTTCGGCTTTACTACACCTTGCTATGGAACGGAACATGATGGAAGCATCTCAATTAAAGAAACGCAGGACACGTTTTTTTGCCTTTGGAATAATCAAGGAACCAAATGGAATGACTAGGCTACATCATTGGGATGATATATCACTCACTGCCTGCAAATCCAGGTTTTGGAATAGAGGACTGTCCATCCTGATGCTCTCTGTTGTGTGAACCTATCCTAACCAAAATATCAAAAACTAAGTAAAAGAACTAACATTAACCAAAAGAACCAAAACTAACCAAAAGATCCAAAACTAACTAAAACTAATCAAAAGAATCAAAACTAACCAAAATAACCAACTCTAACTAAAAGATCCAAAACTACCCAAAATAACCAAAAATAACTCAAATAACTAAAACTAAACAAAATAATATAACTTGTTTTTCAGATGTTAATAACAGCACAATAACTATGTTAACTACAACAACTATGTTATTACCATTTATATTATTAGGAAATGCAATGGTTTAATTTAGAGTGGTTCAATCTTCCAAATATCCAACTCTGATAAAGGACAGAGACTCAGCATAATGAAATCAGTCTTTGCGGTTGCTGTACAGAAGCAGGTGATGAACAGAAAAACATTTGCTTCGCTGTAACTGATCTTCTCTGCTGTCTCCCCAGCTAACCATGTCCTTCGCCGGTCTTAACGATGCTGATGTTGCTGCAGCCCTTGCTGCTTGCACAGGTAAACCTCTTGTAGATGCCTCAGTTAattttctactctctctccctattgtAGGATCTCTGTGTTTGTGGGCAAGATTGTATATAGCAGGCTTCTTTCATTTTTGTGGTCgttgaggagagagatgagagggatatAGCACAGAAAAGAGTGGCTAGACCGGAATATTGAACCCGTTGCCTCCAGTCTGGGGGCAGCAGGTCAACCACTAGACTAGCCATGGGCAAGCGGGCACAGCCCTGGCACAGCAGTATTGTTAAGTATATTTGTAACTGTGAAATCCTCTGACAGCATTTTAATGGATGACTGATCTCCCCACAGCTGCTGACTCCTTCAACCACAAGGCTTTCTTCGCCAAGGTTGGCCTGGCCGGCAAGTCCAACGATGATGTAAAGAAGGCCTTCTACGTCATTGACCAGGACAAGAGTGGCTTCATTGAGGAGGATGAGCTCAAGTAAGGACCCCTCCAATATTACACTCATCATATAACAACTTTGATCATGTTTCTTAAAATtaatgttccctttatagggcttTACTGATTGTTAAGTGTGGGGGCAAAAAAAGGACGTCACTTTAAACCTACCCCTCTGTAGGGAACGGGGTTCCTATTTCTGTCTCAGCAAAATAGAGTCCCCTCCCCCAAAATATGAGTAGAGCAGGAAAGCATCTTTGCTTATTGCCTGTTTGTTCTGTATCCATCCAGGCTGTTCCTGCAGAACTTCTCTGCCTCTGCCAGAGCTCTGACTGACGCTGAGACCAAGGCTTTCCTGGCTGACGGGGACAAAGATGGTGATGGCATGATTGGAGTTGATGGTGAGGATTATTCCTTTTTGGAATTTGGGAATGTTATTTCAAGTCTTCGCAATCTCAGTTGAAATTGAAAATTATTGAACCATTCATATTACTAATACAAAAAAATGGTGTGTTCACTTTTGCAGAGTTCGCTGCCATGATCAAGGGATAAATGAAGACCTGACCAACACCTCTTGATCTGAAGGAACAACTTGACCCAAGACATTTTCATCTTAACACTTTTATACACGTGACTGTTACTgtgtctgaaatgacaccctTTCCCAGGCATAGTGCAATACCTTTTCCCAGAGCTgatgggcaaaagtagtgcactatattgggaacaGGGGGTCATATCAGACACAGCCTGTGACTGTCTACCCATAGTGCATCTTTCTGTCCACTATGAATGTAAATGTAGCGTGGCtgtgtctctcccctgtcctcattcATTTGAGTTTTGCTTTAGTGTCCAATCAATGATGCACTTTTTGGGAAATGGACGTCAGACGATATATAGAAAAGAATAAACGTTCTTTTTCAATATGGTGTCTCATCTTTTCTTTACAGTTTGCTTTCATGTTCAGTACCACTCCACATGAGAGTATCTATTTAGACTAGAGGGGAATTTTGTCATCACCTGACCCACTTGAATAATCCAGCACAGTTCGGGTCAGTAGGATGGTGCGAAGAGGGTATATTGTTAAGCATCCTCTTACATGATAAATAGCAGCTATTCATCATCAAACATATCAACACATAGTAACTaagatgaggagatgagagatCAATGGTTGTCCATTGATTTTCTTTTGAGAACTGGAACAGTCATGTGTCATATAGTAACTAACAGTTAAGTGGTTACACCTCCAGCCATGTATATTCCTGAGTCACTAAGACAGAATAGATCTTCCTTGTAACCTAGTGGTTAACCTGGTCAAAGGTTCCTGATAGCCGATTCAAATTTTACAGCGGCACCTGTGCACATACCCCACCGTCCTTCGATCCACTGCTGCCATTCATGAGTTTTGGCAagatacatttttttccccctcctctTGTTCATCAGTAATAATTCCATGGCAGTTATAATCAGTTGCCAGCCTGGCTGACACGACCCAAGTGACCACACAGGAAGAGCTGTGACTTACTCGTCTGGACAGGAGGCTGTTTATTAATGCAATATTCACTCAGAAATTGAGCAAAAGCATTGATTAGTTCTCtcaaatgtatttttcttctgGTGTGTTTGAGACCTCTTGTTGTTTGGATTTGAAAATCCAACAGTAGTAATGGAAGGGGGCGGCACTCTGGGGTTGGGTGGGGCTGTGCCTGTGGCTGTTTGAGTGTGAAAGCCCAGAGGAGAACCAACCTGTAAAAGCCCCCTTAATTATCAGTGTATCGTACTGACAACTGAAGTCAGGAGGACTTTGAGTTAGGTGTCAGCCAGACTAACCAGTTGACAACTGAAGTCAGGAGGACTTTGAGTTAGGTGTCAGCCAGACTAACCAGTTGCAGGAGAAAGATTCAATCCAATGTCCATAAACTAAGCCAATCTCCTCGAGAGGTAAATTCTTACCTAGTCAAAAGTTCCTGATAGCCACTCTACAGGTGGGATTGCAAATGAAATGTCCATAAACGCATGTAAAACATAACTTTCCAGACGCTATCTTTGCCCATTTATTACCagcaaagtttttttttaaaccgtCTGCAACAATTTCATACAGACAGATGTAATTACTAGGCTCTCCATACATGTGCCAAAGACGGTGGATTATAAAGATGATGCAAAAAGGACTTTTACCATTGAAGAAAATGGTCACCGTTCTGGTCTATTTCTTCCATGCACTAACCAGAAAAACTGCCTAAGGAATGTAACACTTTTTCTATCATCTTTGCCTGTGCCATAGACATAGTCTGAGGATGCAACATTGTGGTCGTGTTCCCCCAGCTCTaacgttgcatgcatcaaccaatggttgtgtgcaACGTTGTGCCATCgggattgctataacatatgatgtgtTTAGCTGATatataaaatacctatccaggtgtTGCAAGATCTGGCATTCGTCAGCAACCTTTGGGCAGTGGAACATGTTCTATATCTGTCCCGTTATGGCGTCTGTGAGAGCATGGGCAGCGCTATTAGGACCATCTCCATTTTGAAACAGTCAATTATCTTTTTCTACTACGTCTatgttggtaaacaaactgaaagggtatATACTGCCACCTGGAGGGTGTTTTTGGAACAGTTATAAAGCCAAGGTTGCAGTTATGGACTGTTTGCTCACGAGTGTAATTCATTGGCTGATTTCTCCTGGTGAACTGAATGGCATTATATGATCCTTCTTTAACCCATAAGAAGTCCCATCCAGTTGAGTACTTCAAAATGGTAAAagtcctcaatggtgctgcccctGCTAAAATGGGCTTTTGGGCActtgagtcctctatctatctctatggcctgTGCATCCATACTTATTTGTCACCTGTGTGCCTATAGGGTTCACATGACCAGTGAACAATAACCTGTGCCTTCTAGTGTAGGCCTACAAGGCTAAAGACAGACAAACtatagacaacacaacacaacaaacacatTAGTAGGCCAAAATTGCCCCGAAATATTTAAATGAGTCATGGCCCATTATTCACCGTTATATTAAATATCAATAAGGGATGAGTCTGATTTCTATTCAATTTCTAAAGCCCACATTGATTCCAGTTTGATTCAGGCGCCATTGATGAGGCCTCTGCAGTAGCAGAAAAAAAACACTAGGTAGTGTCCAAGTCAGACGATCTGAAGCCAGAGGCGCTGTCTAGCATTGAATGAAGCTGTCTTTTTGTGAGTTTCACAAACCTGTTATGCAGTCTAGTTTCCATGACATAGCTGTGTAATTGGTTTTTGGCCTTTACATACGTATTTTCACTTATCATCAGGATTCCCATCATGTAACAAGATCTGTCAATCAAGAGACAAATGGTTGGTAAAAGGTTGGACTGGGTTTGGGGTCGAGTATAATGGAGAGTAATAATTCCCTTGGTCCTCATTATATATGTATCTTCCCTCCACCTTCATTTTCTCCTGACTAAATCAAGTCATGAGAGATACTGCTGCTGCGTCTGATGTTTTGAGAGCCTCCACTGCTATGTTACACATCCCTCACCGCAGCCAAGCTGGTTGTTATAGCGACCAGGTGGAATCACCAGCACAGTGCAGGTTGAGTGAATTTATCTTCACGAGGAAGAATACTGTGTGTGGGCTATTCACCTTTACAGTGAAATTGAACACTGTTTGGTACCCTGAGAGTTTAACAAGGCCACACAGTAAAGAGATGCAGTGCATAGCGCAAACATTTCATACTGTTTTATTCAAACCATTTCCTGCATGTTCATAAACTAAAATCACCTTTTGAAATAAGCAAGTCTAAAACAGTAAAATAATGTGTACAGTAGCCTTAAATCACTTGCACTAGGTACTGAGCTTATACACTActaaatatacactacatggatatacactacatggccatgCACTgtggctctgtgcaagccagtcaagttcttccacactgatctcaacaaacaatttttgtatggatctcgctttgtgcatgggggcattgtcatgctgaaacaggaaatggctttCCCCAAACTCTTTTTCAACAAAGTTGGCAGCACAgagtcatctagaatgtcattgtatgcttcagcgttaagatttcccttcactggaactaaggggcctagcccgaaccatgaaaaactgccccagaccattattactcatccaccaaactttacagttggcactgtgcatttGGGCAgctagcgttctcctggcatctgccaaacccagatttgtccgtcggactgccagatggtgaagcgggattcaccactccagagaacgcgtttccactgctccagagtccaatggcggctagcttttgtcacgccctggtcttagtattctgtcttctctttattattttggttaggccagggtgtgacatgggtgaattatgtgtttgtcttgtctaggggttttgtagattgatggggttgtgtttagtatagtagtctaggtaagtctatggttgcctagagtggttctcaatcagaggcaggtggttatcgttgtctctgattgggaaccatatttaggcagccatattctttaggtctcttgtgggtgattgtttcctgtctttgttgcaccagatagggctgtttcggttttttcacgtttcttgttttgtatattgttctattttcatctttcattaaaaagatgtataaagataaccacgctgcattttggtccgcctctctttgaccagaagaaaaccgttacagaatcacccaccacaacaggaccaagcggcgtggtgacaagCAGCAAGAGCAGGAGAAGCAGCCAGCATCACAAgactcatggacttgggaggacgatttggacggaaaaggaccctgggcagagccagggaaatatcgccgccccaaagcagagctggaggcagcgaaagcagagaggcggcattacgAGGAGCAGAAGAGGCAGCGACGTCAGAGCCGCCTGTCAGCAtcgagccgccagagccgcctgtcattatggagccgccagagcagccagtcagcatggagccgccagagccgccagtcagcatggagccgccagagccgccagtcagccaggatccgccagatccgccagtcagccaggatccgccagagccaggatccgccagagccacgctgcattttggtccgcctctctttcaccacaagaaaaccgttacagctttacaccactccagccaatgatTGGCATTGCatatggtgattttaggcttgtgtgcggcagcTCGGCCATAGAAACCAATTTCATTAATCTCCTGacgaatagttattgtgctgaagttccctccataggcagtttggaactcagtagtgagtgttgcaaccgaggacagacgatttttgtGTGTTACTCCTAGAAATTTCCActacacaataacagcacttaaccggggcagctctagcagggaagaaatttgatgaactgacttgctggaaaggtggcatcctatgaccaggccattctaatgccaaagtttgtctatggagattgcatgactgtttgctcgattttatacacctgtcagcatggtgtggctgaaatagctgaatccacacaTTTTTAAGgcgtgttcacatacttttgtatatagtgtATCAGATAAGCTGGCCCCATCTGCTACCACTTGGTTTTTTGATAGAATAGTAGGGGAATTCATATTTTGGGGCTACTTGGGAAATGCCCATTTTTATCTTCTAATGGATCTGTCAATAAGTGTTTCTATTGATGATTTGTTAATATTATTTATCAATGTTAAATACCTACATAATTTGTTACCAATTAGACTGTAGGTCAAATATGTTTATTTACACGTGgtgtgggggggagagagtgagagagacagagagagaagcgtgAAACACTTGTCTGCCTGCTATAGAAAAAGGGCGGTACAGGTTTCAGTATTTACACGCATCAACCAGTCAAGGCAAATATTTAAATAGTAGGTTAACGGTTAATTAGTTAGGTAAGCAATTCGAAAGTGGCCTGGCTGTGAGAATTTGATACACGGACAGGTAACTCAAGCATCGCAGATTTTATGTGTTTCCAGTCCATATATAAATATTAATCGGCAGTCATCAGTCACCACAAGACCTGGCATATTCTGGTTTGGACACCGGCGCGGGCAAGATCATCAAAGCGGTGAGTAGGATAAAGAACTGGTCGAGTTTTTGGTGTGATTTGTGCGTGTGGTTACTTTGCCGACCGAGTGAGTGATGCTCAGGTAGCCTAGTGCGGCTCAGATCATACACGGCAGAGGAAGTTGCAGGTCCATTTACCTGGCTGACACTTAGGTGATTTTTCTCGGGATTTGTGTTTTTAACAGGATTTTTGTTTTAAGGTTTTCCAGAAGTAGCAAATACCTTTCTTAATCCACTTTGTAGTCACAGTTACGCATCTGCTTCCATAAATATTGTTGCGTGTTTATCGATAGTAACATTTTTGCCAGGTAATTTCAAATCGTTTACATCAGACGAATCGTATCGAGCAGCCAGATTACGCTAAAGCAGACAGAACAGGGACATCAACATCAGTCAAATTGACATCAACAGATTATCAgagcaaggagagggaagaggtTGACAGAGAAAAACAAACTAAAACATTCGGTTTTAGAAATCAAAGTCtcgtagggagagagagggaatacagGTAGGTTTGAACGTATTATGTGTTCAATTCAGTGCTGTGTTTGTTGTGGTTACTTGAAATGAATTGATTTGAGAAATATTCAGAAGAATATTCTTAAGAAATTGATGTGTAGCATTGCCTTGCATTGTGTAACAttgcatacattttattttatgttaAGATACATTTCGTAACAAAGGCATTATTATTGGCATAGCCTACTGTACATCCTTACGTAATCCAGCTGCTTTTTTCAATGAATGCAGTCGGAGATTACTGACTGATATTCTCTAAATGAATTGACTGGACCTGACTCTTTgaacagcctgtgtgtgtgtgtgaataatttACTCCGTTGTTCCTCTGTCCAATAGGATT encodes the following:
- the pvalb2 gene encoding parvalbumin-2 (The RefSeq protein has 1 substitution compared to this genomic sequence) encodes the protein MAFAGLNDADVAAALAACTAADSFNHKAFFAKVGLAGKSNDDVKKAFYVIDQDKSGFIEEDELKLFLQNFSASARALTDAETKAFLADGDKDGDGMIGVDEFAAMIKG
- the pvalb2 gene encoding parvalbumin-2 isoform X1, yielding MSFAGLNDADVAAALAACTAADSFNHKAFFAKVGLAGKSNDDVKKAFYVIDQDKSGFIEEDELKLFLQNFSASARALTDAETKAFLADGDKDGDGMIGVDEFAAMIKG